GATTTCTGGGGTTTGGGTGTATTTCCTTTCAAGTTCTTCAAGGGCCTGAAGAGTCGTCTGGTCCTGCATGGCGGTTTGGGCAGTTGTGCTGGGAGGAAATGTGAGCATGGGTGTGAGTCCGGCCAGCGTATGAACGGTCATCCCCAGTGTTTCAAAGTTCTTCTTGAGTTCCGATGGTCCGAAAAGATGCAAGTCCATGTTCCCATGGGCTGTGTGTTCTCCGGTTTCAAGAATCGTCAAAAATGCCGCCGATGGATCTTTCGTGAAAACTTCGAGTGCCCTGCGATATTTATTTCCTGCGTCGCACAAAACATAGCCGCCGGGGCGGACGACTCGACAATATTCGCTGAATGCCTTTTCCGGATCGGCACATAACGAAATAGGTTCTCCTGTCGAAATGACCATGTCGAAGCTGTTGTCCGCAAAAGGATGCAGGTCGCAGACATCAAATTCCTTCAATATGACCCCGTTCACAAATCCTTTTCGTTCGGCATGTTCCCGAGCTTTTTTAAGCATGACCGGAGAAATATCCGTCAATGTGACAGAATACCCCAGAGGAACAAGATGTTCAGCCCATCGTCCGGTCCCGCAGCCCGCTTCCAAAATTGTCCCGCTGGGAAAATTCGACAAAAGTGGTTCAATATGTCGCCACCAACTGGTGTGATAAAAGCGACTCATGGCATCGTCCGATTCTGTTAATTTCCGCGCTGCATGATATTCCGCCCGTTCGTTCCAAATTCTCCGTAATTCGTCATTATGCATGATGACTCCTTCAGTCTTTGAAAAAAGGATAGGACAAATAGACCTTTTATGTAAAGAAGCTTAACTATTTTTTCAGAATGTCTCCGACGGCCAGAGGGGAACCTCTTGAAAGAGGTTCCCCTCTGGACTCCCCTCCAGAACTTTTTGTCGCGCCTTCGGCGAGGGCATCCGTTATCGATTGAGTGGGATTGAAGAAATATGAGAGAGAAAAGAGGGGATGGGGGAAGAATGAAGAAGCCTTTAGAGAAAAGAGCCTTTTTAAGATTTTTCAATAGAGTTTGTAAAAAATGCAATTTTTTACAACGCCTTCCCAAGAGCCGCACGAGCAAATGCTGCCGACAGCTTTCGCGAAGCGACCCAAAAAGTTTAGGAGAGTCCAGAGAACCTTTTTCAAAAGGTTCTCTGGTGGGTCCAGGGCAAAGCCCTGGTCTCGCTGAAGGCGGCCCCCGGCAGGACAGTTGTAACGACAATAGCCCAAAAAAAAGGAGGAACCGCCATGGTCTGGCGATTCCTTCTTGTTAGTTGTTTTGGTGTGTTGTTATCAGCCGCCGCACTTGGTGTATGCGCAGGACTTGCAGATGTGACACCCTTCTTCGAAAACGAGTGGCTGACCGCAGTCCGGGCAAAGCTCCTTGTTGAGCGAGGGCACCTGTACGTTGACGTGTTCGCCGCTGAGGTAGCGGGATTCGAAAACGTGGGCAATGGCATCCGGAATGGATTTGACCAGATGTTTCTTCATGAATTTGGGATTTTCGCCGCCGATCCCCTTGAGCTGCTCGACGATTTCCCGCACTTCGACACCGGAGCGCAGGGCGAGGGAGACCAACCTGCCGATGGCTTCGGCCTTGGCCGTGATTGACCCACCGGATTTGCCGATGGTGGCAAAGACTTCGAAGGGCTTGCCGTCCATTTCGTTGACCGTCAGGAACAACATGCCCAAGCCGGTGGATATTTTCTGGGTGAATCCGTAAATGACGTCCGGCCGATTTTGAACGACGGATTCTTCTTCCTTGATTTTCTTGTCACTTTCACCTGTGCACAACACCTGAGAGGTCTTGGAACCATCCCGGTAGACCGTGACGCCCTTGCATCCGTATTCATACGCTTTCCAGTAAATATCCCAGATATTTTCTTTGGTTGCGTTGCTGGGCAGGTTGACGGTCTTGGAGACCGCGTTGTCTGTGTGCTTCTGGAAAGCCGCCTGCATCTTGAGATGCCAGATCGGTTCGATGTCCATGGATGTGACAAAGATGGTCCGGAGTGCTTCGGGCAGATGCTCCATCTTTTTGATGGAACCGACGTTGGCGATTTTTTCCATGAGGTTTTCGGAATACGCGCCAGCGTCCTTGAGTGCGGATTCGAAATACGGATTTGTTTCCATAAGCTTGTCGTTGTCCATGACGTTGCGGACAAAAGACAGGGCGAACAAGGGTTCCACTCCGGACGAACAGCCCGCGATGATGGACAGAGTCCCGGTGGGCGCGATGGTCGTGGTCGTGGCGTTGCGATATGGGCCGAGATTGGTCTCGCCAAAGATGGATTCGGGATAGGTCGGGAAATGGCCGCGTTCTGCCGCAAGGGTCTTGGACGCGCTTCGCGCTTCGTCCTGAATGAACTTCATGAGACGTTCGCCCATATCGACGGCGGTTTGCGAGTTGTATGGAATCTTGAGCTGATAGAGCAGATCGGCCCAGCCCATGACGCCAAGCCCGATCTTACGATTCTTTTCAACGGTTTCCGTGATCTGCGGGAGTGGGTATTGGGATGCGTCGATGACGTTGTCCAGAAAACGGACAGCGAGATGAATGATGCGTTTCAGCTCAGCCCAGTCCACTTCGGAATCGTGACCGTTTTTCCCCTTGGCAAAGCAGGTGCCGAGGTTGATGGACCCGAGGTTGCAGGCTTCGTAGGGAAGCAGGGGCTGTTCGCCGCACGGGTTGGTCGATTCCATTTCGCCGAGCTTGGGAGTGGGATTGTCCCGGTTGATGCGGTCCAGGAAGACGATGCCCGGATCGCCGGACTCCCAGGCTTTTTGCACCAGAATGTTGAAGACATCCCGGGCATTGAGCGAGCTGACTTTTTTGCCGGTATTCGGTGCGATGAGGTCGTAGTCTTCACTTTTTTCAACGGCCTTCATGAAGGTTTCGGTCAGACCGATGGACAGGTTGAAGTTGTTGAGTTCGCCATCCCGTTCCTTGGCCTTGATGAAGTCCATGATGTCCGGATGATCGACCCGGAGAATACCCATGTTTGCGCCACGGCGGGTTCCGCCTTGCTTGATCTGTTCGGTGGCGCAGTTGAAAATTTTGAGGAACGAAAGCGGTCCGGACGCCACGCCGCCGGTGGAGCCGACCACGGAATCCTTGGCACGCAGACGGGAAAAGGAAAATCCGGTGCCGCCGCCCGATTTGTGGATCATGGCCGCGTGCTTGACCGCGTCGAAAATGCCTTCGATGTCATCCTCGATGGGCAGAACGAAACAGGCTGCGAGCTGGCCGATGTCTGTTCCCGCGTTCATGAGTGTGGGCGAGTTGGGCAGGAAACGATATGAGGTCATTAGGTCGTAGAATTCACGCGCCAGTTTGCCGGATTTGAATGAGGACTTCGTGTATTTATCTTCCTCCTTGGCAATGGAGGAGGCCACTCGCCAGAACAATTCCTTGGGAGTTTCGGCTGTCGCTCCCTTGGTGTCCTTGCGTTGGTATCGGCGGCTTAAAACTATCTTCGCGTTTTCATTGATAATCGGCTCTGGAAGGCCTGCTGGGATTGTACGTTTTGACATGAAAAGACCTTTATAAACAGTTGAAAGTTAAACTCTTTTTAGTCTGGTGCCTAGAAAGACGGCACATGAATTAGAGATTTTCTAGACTATAGAAAGTGAGCAGAAAAGACCAGCGTAAAATGGTTTTTTTTGATTCGTAAACCATATATTCCCAACCCGCTGAGGTCGTTGAAGAGTCTTATTGTTGGGAATAGTTATTGTTTTTATTTGTTGTGTAGACCGACATTTTGAGAATCGAGTTGTTTTGACCCGCGTTTGAACTTCAATGGTGGTGAGTGACGGCGGGGAATGGCGTCGAATTGAGCGGTATTCATGCACTGGATGAATGCCATGTCGGTTATTCGTAGGCCAGGGCCACCTGACGATGCAGGGTTTCTGTGAGGTCGTGTCCGGCGTCGAGAATACTGCTCGCCGAGTAAATGTTTGCTACCCGGCCATTGCGATAGACCACGACGGTTTCGGCGAATTTTTCCACGTCATCCGAGTCGTGTGTGACCATGATCATGGGGATGTCAAAGGCCTTGAGAACCTTGGCGAGTTCGTTGCGCATTCGTATTCGGAGTGGTTGGTCAAGGGCACTGAACGGTTCATCCAGCAGAAGCAATTTGGGCGACGGGGCCAAGGCCCGGGCAAGGGCCGTGCGTTGTTGCTGGCCGCCGGACAAAGCACCTGGTTTTTGTCCGGCAAGCATCCCAAGCCCGAATATTTCGATAAGCTCTTCGACTCGCCTGGCCAGTGGAGCATCGAGTGAGCCAAAGAGCGGTTTCAAGCCGAAGGCGATATTTTCACGCACGGTCAAATGCGGAAACAGGGCGTAATCC
This genomic interval from Pseudodesulfovibrio sp. JC047 contains the following:
- a CDS encoding class I SAM-dependent methyltransferase, which codes for MHNDELRRIWNERAEYHAARKLTESDDAMSRFYHTSWWRHIEPLLSNFPSGTILEAGCGTGRWAEHLVPLGYSVTLTDISPVMLKKAREHAERKGFVNGVILKEFDVCDLHPFADNSFDMVISTGEPISLCADPEKAFSEYCRVVRPGGYVLCDAGNKYRRALEVFTKDPSAAFLTILETGEHTAHGNMDLHLFGPSELKKNFETLGMTVHTLAGLTPMLTFPPSTTAQTAMQDQTTLQALEELERKYTQTPEIIALSSRLIIVAQKPH
- a CDS encoding vitamin B12-dependent ribonucleotide reductase, whose protein sequence is MSKRTIPAGLPEPIINENAKIVLSRRYQRKDTKGATAETPKELFWRVASSIAKEEDKYTKSSFKSGKLAREFYDLMTSYRFLPNSPTLMNAGTDIGQLAACFVLPIEDDIEGIFDAVKHAAMIHKSGGGTGFSFSRLRAKDSVVGSTGGVASGPLSFLKIFNCATEQIKQGGTRRGANMGILRVDHPDIMDFIKAKERDGELNNFNLSIGLTETFMKAVEKSEDYDLIAPNTGKKVSSLNARDVFNILVQKAWESGDPGIVFLDRINRDNPTPKLGEMESTNPCGEQPLLPYEACNLGSINLGTCFAKGKNGHDSEVDWAELKRIIHLAVRFLDNVIDASQYPLPQITETVEKNRKIGLGVMGWADLLYQLKIPYNSQTAVDMGERLMKFIQDEARSASKTLAAERGHFPTYPESIFGETNLGPYRNATTTTIAPTGTLSIIAGCSSGVEPLFALSFVRNVMDNDKLMETNPYFESALKDAGAYSENLMEKIANVGSIKKMEHLPEALRTIFVTSMDIEPIWHLKMQAAFQKHTDNAVSKTVNLPSNATKENIWDIYWKAYEYGCKGVTVYRDGSKTSQVLCTGESDKKIKEEESVVQNRPDVIYGFTQKISTGLGMLFLTVNEMDGKPFEVFATIGKSGGSITAKAEAIGRLVSLALRSGVEVREIVEQLKGIGGENPKFMKKHLVKSIPDAIAHVFESRYLSGEHVNVQVPSLNKELCPDCGQPLVFEEGCHICKSCAYTKCGG
- a CDS encoding ATP-binding cassette domain-containing protein, which codes for MKFELDITKSMKSGGEEFLLRSEFFSTDQTLVLFGPSGSGKTLTLKAIAGLLTPDRGYIKINGEVIFDARAGLNIPTRNRNIGYVFQDYALFPHLTVRENIAFGLKPLFGSLDAPLARRVEELIEIFGLGMLAGQKPGALSGGQQQRTALARALAPSPKLLLLDEPFSALDQPLRIRMRNELAKVLKAFDIPMIMVTHDSDDVEKFAETVVVYRNGRVANIYSASSILDAGHDLTETLHRQVALAYE